The nucleotide window GGAGCACCACGGTGAGTTTCTGGAAAATAGTTTTGAAAAGCCTCCGGCAGCACTGGCTATCATCCTCGCTTGCGATTGTGGCTATCGCATTGGGAATCTCGCTGCTGGTGTGTGTCTCCTCGCTGCGCGAGCAAACGTACCGCAATTTTACCCGCGTCGGCCTCGGCGTCGACGCCATCCTCGGACCGAAAGGGTCCCCTTTGCAGGTAGTGCTGAATGGGCTTTACCATCTTGAAGATATGCCCGGCAAGATCAGGTGGAATTATTATGAGGCGGTCGCGCAGCATCCGCTGGTGACGCAGGCTATCCCTTTCTGCGTTGGCCATTCCTACGGCGGCTTCAGGGTTAATGCGATCGACGACAGATTCTTTACCGAATTCGAGTACGAAGACGGCAAACGTTTTTCGTTTTCCCCTTCTCGCGGCGGGTGGGGGCGCCCGTTTTCCTCAAGCATGGAAGCCGTGGCCGGCGCCGAAGCCGCACGTGAACTGGGTATCCGGCCAGGGGATCAATTCAACCCGGTCTGCGGCATCAGCGAAAACGATCCCGTTCATGTGCATGATTTCATCACGTTCGTTGGCGCCATGGCGCCGACGGGGACGCCGTATGACCGGGCGGTCTACATCCCGTTGCTCACGTTTTACGGGCTCGCCGGACATCCTGAGGAAACTGCGGTGATGGGCGAAGATGAAACCCACCGCGAAATCAGCGGCGCGTATCTAAAAATGAAACGCATCCGGAGCGGGATCATTCATCCGGGCATCCAGGATTTGAAATTTGAGATCAATCAGGGCAAAGAGGCGCAATTTGTCGTTCCGAACGAGATTCTCCCCCGTCTCTTTAAGATCATCGGCTGGGTCGACAAGGTACTCGCTGCGATCGCCGTACTAGTCACGGTAATGGCCTCGGCGTTCCTTTTCGTTTCGCTTTATAATGCGCTTCAACAGAGGCGCCGCGATATCGCCCTGATGCGCTCGCTGGGAGCGCACCGCCGCACGGTCTTCGGGTTGGTTATCACCGAGGCTGCCGTCATCACGCTGATCGCGGCCGTGGCCGGCATGATCGCAGGGCACGGCCTGGTCGCTATTGGCGCTCATTTCATCAAAGTCGAAACGGGTGTCCGGCTAAGCGGCCTCTATGTCTCGAGCGCAGAGGCCTGGATTCTGCCGGTTGGACTGCTCTTGGGAGCGCTAACCGGTTTGGTGCCCGCACTCCAGGCTTATGCGGTGAATGCCGCAAAGAACCTGTCGCCGATATCGTAAAGAATGTTCGCCGGCAAACAGCCTGCAGGGAATCAATGAGCGCTACCGTAAACATGGGCGTTACCTTCTTGAAGAGATTGTACGGGCTGTCTTTGAAGATAGCCGTTGCTCTCGGTATCATCGTTGCGATAAAATTCATCCCATCCCTTCTGTGGCCGGACCAGAAGAAATCGCTGGTCCGGGACGAGGGCTACCAGGCCGGGCATTACACCATCGGCATCAACGAACGCATGATCCGCAAGGAAGCGGACGCTCTCTTGTTTTCAACCCTCAAGAAGTGGCGTTATGAGCGAGAACGGCCGACACCGGCGCCGAAAGATGTCATGGAGGCGGACAACGCGTTTGTCCAGATCACCGGCTTTATGTACCCGCTCGAGTCCGGCCCTAAAATCAAGCAGTTTTGCCTGCTGCGAAGCACGCAAACCTGTTGCTATGGTCCCAGGCCGCAATACAATCAGTACGTGCTGGTGGAAATGGATGAACCCACTGCGTTCGTGCGACTCGAACCGGTCCAGGTGGCAGGCGTTTTTCACGTCGAGCCGAAACCGGAAGACGGCTACATCTATCGGTTAGAGGGCAAGACCGCGGGAGTCATCACGCGAAAGAAGTAGTTTCGCCGGGTATTCCATGAATACCATCGATAAGCTCCGGAAACCTCATGGGCAAAAGGAGGACGATAAAAAGGAGGACGATAAACTGTGGCAAAAAAAATCGGGATTATCTTTTGTGAAAAAATTCAGGATCAAACCTGTATTGGATGCGCCAAATGTTTTAAAGCCGTCAACAACAAGGCCTTTGTCTTCGAGGGGGGTGACGACCGGCAGGTGGTCTTCAATACAAGCTGCGGCGACTGCCCCGGCCTGGTGCTCCCAAAGCTGCAACTGCAGAAGATGGTGCTTGATGCCCTCGACGAGAAAGTCGACGAAATCTATTTCGGTACGTGCGTCAAGAAAGCTACCGCCATAATGAACTGTCCCATGAACATCGACGCCATAAAAAAGAAAATAGAAGAGATGTTCAAGGTCCCGGTTGCAGTGGGAACGCACGATTACTGAGATCCTATGGGGTCTCTTGCATCATAACCGCGCAGCCTGTTATTTTGCATGGTTTCGGGGAAACGTCACCGCTGAAAGGAAATCGACATCGGCAGACAAGAGGGCATGTGACGAAAGTAAAATGAATAACACCGGCATTTATATACAACTGCAAAAAGCCTTTGCTCGATTGGCTGACGAGAATTCCCTTCAGCTCGAGCGGCTTGAGATACAGGCGCGAAGCCTTTCGCCGCGGGAGGCGATCGGGAATCCCGGCGGTGAGGAT belongs to Candidatus Abyssobacteria bacterium SURF_5 and includes:
- a CDS encoding DUF3299 domain-containing protein; this translates as MSATVNMGVTFLKRLYGLSLKIAVALGIIVAIKFIPSLLWPDQKKSLVRDEGYQAGHYTIGINERMIRKEADALLFSTLKKWRYERERPTPAPKDVMEADNAFVQITGFMYPLESGPKIKQFCLLRSTQTCCYGPRPQYNQYVLVEMDEPTAFVRLEPVQVAGVFHVEPKPEDGYIYRLEGKTAGVITRKK
- a CDS encoding CGGC domain-containing protein, producing the protein MAKKIGIIFCEKIQDQTCIGCAKCFKAVNNKAFVFEGGDDRQVVFNTSCGDCPGLVLPKLQLQKMVLDALDEKVDEIYFGTCVKKATAIMNCPMNIDAIKKKIEEMFKVPVAVGTHDY
- a CDS encoding ABC transporter permease, which encodes MSFWKIVLKSLRQHWLSSSLAIVAIALGISLLVCVSSLREQTYRNFTRVGLGVDAILGPKGSPLQVVLNGLYHLEDMPGKIRWNYYEAVAQHPLVTQAIPFCVGHSYGGFRVNAIDDRFFTEFEYEDGKRFSFSPSRGGWGRPFSSSMEAVAGAEAARELGIRPGDQFNPVCGISENDPVHVHDFITFVGAMAPTGTPYDRAVYIPLLTFYGLAGHPEETAVMGEDETHREISGAYLKMKRIRSGIIHPGIQDLKFEINQGKEAQFVVPNEILPRLFKIIGWVDKVLAAIAVLVTVMASAFLFVSLYNALQQRRRDIALMRSLGAHRRTVFGLVITEAAVITLIAAVAGMIAGHGLVAIGAHFIKVETGVRLSGLYVSSAEAWILPVGLLLGALTGLVPALQAYAVNAAKNLSPIS